A portion of the Saimiri boliviensis isolate mSaiBol1 chromosome 1, mSaiBol1.pri, whole genome shotgun sequence genome contains these proteins:
- the LOC141581678 gene encoding mitogen-activated protein kinase 6-like has product LEDPAFDTSYSTEPCWQYPDHHENKYCDLECSHTCNYKTRSSSYLDNLVWRESEVNHYYEPKLIIDLSDWKEQSKEKSDKKGKSKCERNGLVKAQIALEEASQQLAGKEREKNQGFDFDSFIAGTIQLSSQHEPTDVVDKLNDLNSSVSQLELKSLISKSVSQEKQEKGMANLAQLEALYQSSWDSQFVSDGEDCFFINQFCEVRKDEQLEKENTYTSDLDKFFSRKEDTEMLEMEPTEDGKLGERGNEEGFRNNRGEFLFNKQLESIGIPQFHSPVGSPLKSIQATLTPSAMKSSPQIPHKTYSSILKHLN; this is encoded by the coding sequence CTGGAAGATCCTGCCTTTGATACCAGTTACTCTACTGAGCCTTGTTGGCAGTACCCAGATCATCATGAAAACAAATACTGTGATCTGGAGTGTAGCCATACTTGTAACTACAAAACAAGGTCATCATCATATTTAGATAACTTAGTTTGGAGAGAGAGTGAAGTTAACCATTACTATGAACCCAAGCTTATTATAGATCTTTCCGATTGGaaagaacaaagcaaagaaaaatctgataagaaaggcaaatcaaaatgTGAAAGGAATGGATTGGTTAAAGCCCAGATAGCACTAGAGGAAGCATCACAGCAACTGgctggaaaagaaagggaaaagaatcagGGATTTGATTTTGATTCCTTTATTGCAGGAACTATTCAGCTTAGTTCCCAACATGAGCCTACTGATGTTGTTGATAAATTAAATGACTTGAATAGCTCCGTGTCCCAACTAGAGTTGAAAAGTCTGATATCAAAATCAGTAAgccaagaaaaacaggaaaaaggaatGGCAAATTTGGCCCAATTAGAAGCCTTGTACCAGTCTTCTTGGGACAGTCAGTTTGTGAGTGATGGGGAGGACTGTTTTTTCATAAATCAGTTTTGTGAGGTAAGGAAGGATGAACAACTTGAGAAGGAAAACACTTACACTAGTGACCTGGACAAGTTCTTTAGCAGGAAAGAAGATACTGAAATGCTAGAAATGGAGCCCACAGAGGATGGGAAGCttggagagagaggaaatgaggAAGGATTTCGGAACAACCGTGGGGAGTTCCTCTTTAACAAGCAGCTCGAGTCCATAGGCATCCCGCAGTTTCACAGTCCAGTTGGGTCACCACTCAAGTCTATACAGGCCACCTTAACACCTTCTGCTATGAAATCTTCCCCTCAGATTCCTCACAAAACATACAGCAGCATTCTGAAACATCTGAACTAA